The genomic DNA tcaGATCATGGGTATTTTAGCTATCTTGCTTAGGCAGGAGAATTTACTTGTTAGGAAACTAGGTTCCCTTTCAAATAAGAACATATAGACAAATATCTCTGGATTCTCTAAACCAACTTGTCTTTTTGCACCAATTTGTCTAACCTCAGTTCAAGAACATgctaaataaattcataatttttgcTTGATTCGCACGTCAAGGTTCCTATAGGTAGAGTTGAAAATGGGTTAAGCTCGATCAGGTCTGTTAGTCTAAGCTACGTCAAGCATCCCATTATGGAATTAGTTCACAAACTTAACCAGGGTGCTCGCTCAGAAGGTTATTTTCATGACTTGTGAACTAAATTTATGGTAGTATTTTATGGTATTTGtttcaaattcatttatattagtTTAGTGACCATAAATTACAATAAAAGTTTAGTTAGTACTAGCCTATTGTGAATTACTATATTGTGCTTAAACTTTATAAACGAACTGTGCGTTTTTCCCAGTTTATATTGTCTTGAAATCGAGCCAAATCCAAATGATGTTATATCAAGGCGAACAAGCTAACCCATGAACATCTTAATTCTTTCTGGAACCTAATATGGAATTATTAAAGGTCTATATGTAAAAGAAAAGTTGATACTTTATCAAAGTCAAATCTTCAAtgttttcatcttcttctttttcattgaGTAAAAGATTACCCTTGTCTAGCCTTGTAACACATATGGTTAGATTGGTCTATGTAGTACTTGTTTGGTGTAAATGAATTCTAATCTCTATTTATGTGGATAAGGAGGTTGTTTGATAATGGGTTATATggaaataatcatattattggattattttgattgatgtaTGTTGTTTGGTGAAAAAATGACCAAAACACCCTTCTACTTATTtgtgtttttcatattttaaaaggtcaataaacaaaattcaatatatttccATCAATCTTATCTTCCATATAAATGGGACTTACATAATTTCTTGCAGCCTTTTCTTCAAGCAAGAAATGGAACTTTCCTTGATAGGACTCCAGAATGCTGGGAAGACTTCTCTTGTAAACGTTGTTGCCGTATGTAAATCCAATGCATTTAACGTTTATATGTTCTTTATTTGCTTCTTCTGCTTTAAGGTTTGATTTTGTTCACGGTTTTGCATTTTAGACTGGCGGATACAGTGAAGACATGATCCCTACAGTAAGTTCCCTTCCTTTATTCTTTCTTCTagtttaaacatatattaattctATGGCTGCTCAATGAGATGTTAATATGCATTCTGTATTTTTGGTTCTCCAGGTTGGATTCAACATGAGGAAAGTAACTAAAGGGAATGTTACAATAAAGCTATGGGATCTTGGAGGTCAACCCAGATTTAGGAGCATGTGGGAGCGATATTGTAGAGCAGTGTCTGCTATTGTGTATGAAAAAACATTCatctcatttcttttctttcctttcctttttACTTTTACTGTCCTTAATTTATTCATAAGTTTTCGAACACAAGGGTCTTagttagagcttgtttgaggaagacttttaaaattacattttcttttaaaaccgTCATTAGATATTGGATATGAGacaattgttttctttttgtgTGTACTGTGTCCAATATGTTCTTCAATTGTAGGTGAAAAGACTAGACTTGAttatttggaagagaaaaaaaattaggaacaagggtatttagtattttagttgcTGATTTAAATGATTTGGTTGATGAGATGGAGaggttattttgattaaatccATCATCAAACAAGCCATTAGTTGTTTGGTTTTTAATGTTCCACAATGATGCTTTTTTGGTATAAACTGACTTTGATAAATGTTAATTAAGAGCGGTTGCTGATCTTCTTGATTTTTGCATTTGGTGCACACACAGTTACGTCGTGGATGCAGCTGATACTGAGAACCTCAATATCTCAAAAAGTGAACTTCACGATCTTCTCAGCAAACCTTCTCTTAGTGGCATTCCTTTGCTTGTTCTTGGCAACAAGATTGATAAATCCGGGTCACTCTCCAAAGAATCACTTACTGAGCAGATGTAAGAAACcttatagtttttattattagaagTCAAGTCATATTCtcaatttatacaaattttaacatttcaaaaaaaGAAACTGCAGTTGATTATGTGTTTGATGAATTTTGTGCAGGGGGCTTAAGGATATTACTGACAGAGAGGTTTGCTGCTTTATGATCTCTTGCAAATACTCGACAAACATTGATTCAGTTATTGATTGGCTTGTCAAGCATTCGAAATCAAAGAGCTAAGagacttaaaaaaaaagtttcagtTATTTTTTGTGGATATGTACATTGGATTGTTGATTTGGTGAGATTTGCTTTTATCATGTTGAATGTTCATTTGCAGTTCTTTAGTTTCATTTATGGCATggttttaatctattttatggGTAATTCTGAGTTTGGGTTAGTTTCATTCAGCTTATTAGATCTCATATCTCATATATGTTTGATAGTATTCAACTTATTCAACCGCTAATACTGGGTGTGTTAGATACGTTTAATCGCCCCAACTTATCATTCTAATTTGCTTTAGATTATTATTCAGTTTATTTGTTATACACCAAagtatgtttgattttatttattagtgacGTCTTATTCAGACGATAATGTATTAACTTATTACGCAATTCCGGTTTATGTTGAAGAAGGTGTCATTTTGTCGCatagaatattaacatttaaatataaatgttagttataaaaagtttatttgaagaaaattcATATCCATTAAGAAGTTCAATTTGGTAATTCAGCCaccaattaatataaatataaagtcttctttttttatatagagGAATGAAAAAAATCTTGACAAGAAGAATgtgtaagaaataaaaaaataaaaatcttgagAAGAAGAATGTGTAAGAAATGATAAGTGATATTCTAAGTacattgaaaatttaataaaagaaaaaaattttagattttcaatttaattaaaatgtaatacaTCATCTTTTACTCATGATGACGAGCTTATCAATATTGATGAAGATTTTTTTactgtattttttattaatacctgaatatattttattagtatttattatattttatatatttatttatatataattatagaaataattaatagttttaaaatattaatataaaatataataattaatcatttaaaattttaataatgtaatattttgattatatttaacCACTCTCATTTTTATGAtgcataaactatttaaaataaaaataaaaataatttgatatttaaatatatatatatatatatatatatatatatatatatatatatatatatatatatatatatatatatatatatatatatatattatatgattatttattatgttttatggattcatatatatatttataggaaTAGTTagtagttttaaatattaatataaaaataattgatacataatttttgacatgttttcatttttttttcattttaataattaatattattaaacaaaaaatctgaaataaaaataataaattagtcaatttaaaattgtaaaataaaataaataaaaacagttttaactttgtaaaattaataaataatacatttcattttatttaatagtatagataacaaaatcataaaagaattaaataatataagaattcatacaaaattttgtaaaaaaatatcaattacccaaaaaaaatcttattatatattttctaaatatatattaatgatcaaagaatttaattattaaaaattaaatttaggtaACCCAATTATAcatacttattaattttaacaaatttatttatttatcttaaagattttaacaagtttaaagGTCTAAAAAAACATCAAGACAACCCTAATTTGTACTTTAATAGGTTTTCTGAACTTGCTTAGATAGTTGTTTGTAATATGAAGTCTTTTAACTCCAAGCACAAAAGAAGTAGGCTGGTATGGTTCGTCATGgggttatttataaaaataaaaaaaattaaaggtattgacatacataaaattaaaattaataagagagtattttaaaatgaattaagttATGTGTTGATTTATTTTTGCTAAAAAAGTTCTATGCAAACTATattctaacaaaatatttaaatcactgtagaatttgtattaaaaaaacttCTATTTGTCCATCACCTTTTTTCCCTTCTCATCTCAATAGTTTTCTTATATTACCCTGTCTCTTGAAACAATCAATTTGGTTGAGAGTCTGTTGGATCTCCAAGCTTTTGATGCAATCCCTTTATGCATTTGAAACAAGATGCATATGAACCTATTCCGACCAAATAACTGTTTCTTTTCAACTAGATCCGAATCCAGATATAGAAATAACAAAGTATATTTAAATCGGGTATGGGGTACGGGCTATGCATCGCTATCAGATTTAGAAATTTTTAAGCCAATATTATCAATTTAGTTTATACATCAGATTAATGGATTCTTTGGTGGCTCTACAAGACTACAACCAAGGTGAAAATTTCTTCAAAAGAAACACCCATTCACAAGCATTTAACTTCACCAAAGTTGTTCATGTTCCTACTAAAGCCTTAAACTTCAACTTTGATAAGTTTCCAGAAGAACCATCacctaattaaattgaaaaaaggAAATAGAGCTTTGATtcgcaaaataaaataaaatattcaagggCAAGCAAGTGTAGTTTATTATTTACCTGCCAGCCATAGGTTTGCTGCAAATTCCATTGTTAATGTTCATCATCATCCTTTGGGtactcatcttcatcatcatccttCATGTACTTTTCCTGTACTGCAGCAGTTGTGAAAGCTGCTTTGTTAAGAAAAACAAGTGAAACCCTCTTTTGAAGTGTTCAAACAAATTCAActcaaaacataaataaaattacagcTCAATGTAATGGCCTGTACTgtcaataaatttttgaaatctGTTTATGACAAAGTTGTATTTTCAAAAGTGAACTCATGTGAATCCacatctaacaaaaataaagtatttcaAAATGAGATATCTATTAATCCAGCATTTGCATCTCTTTCGACTCACTTAAAGGACCTTGAAGTTGAAATAAACTCTGGTCTAAAATAAGGGGAAAATGTGAAGTCTTGAGCTAAGTGGTTGAGTTCGATTCCCACTAAAAGCACCAACTTGATTGAAGTTGGATCATGACGGTAGGATACTTCGTCCAGGGAATAAAGTCTTAAAGAAATGTAACAAATCTTGAACTCAAAATGTTGAATTCTCAAGTTTGATTCACACCGATAGCATGGTCTATTTTTACTTACTGGCTAAAGAGAGCATGtaaagttaacaaaataaacttgaaataaGGATATCTGTAGTAATCCCAATCAAGAGGACCAGCAGCAATTTTGCTGAACTCAACTGCACTGGCCTCGATGCCTGCAAATATATACCCATTGCTTTTGTCTATAAGCTTGACAAGGTTACCTACACTTTCTTTGTCCTGAAAAGCCAGAGATGTAAATGCatgttctttaaaaaaaattaacacagTAGACTACTGGAAATAAATGATTCAGACATGCCTGAATATCCAAAGTTGTAAAATTAACCAGACCATAGCCTTCTATGACATCACAAAGCTCCTTCGTTAGTTTCCTGCATATAGATTAACCGAATAACAGTTATTGCATAGAGAAATGGTTGTCGGACTAAGCACAATTTCAATGATTACGATTTCTCTTGTTATTGAATTTGAGGAGGAAAATCATGTGTATTGGTGTAAATTTGATGAGAATGCAACAACATTTGCACATTTACTTCAAATTTATATGTCGGTCCAAAAAGAGGCTTTACGAAATATATAACTAGAGTGAAGACAAAATTTATATTGGCTGATTTGGAAACAGTTTCTAATTCTGTTTTTGTAACTTGAAATAAGGATATGAGAAACAACCAAAAGAAGTAGTTATGAATCTGAATCAAGATCTagatgaaaagaaaagaaaatgaatgtctgactaaatttagtttccaaCCATTTTTGTATCCCAATAGAGAAACAGAAATAAATGTGTTTCCAAAATACTTCATTAGACCTTATAGGACATATTTGAGGTTTTTTTTGGGACactaattttaaacatattgtaAGGTGGAATTTCTTATTATTCTACTCCATACAAACAAATTGCTTTCATATTCTCACCCAAGGTGGCTCATGTGGTAAGATTAACTTTAATGTCACAAGTTTGATTCCCACTTATGAGCTTTTCATTTAAGATGAAGTTCATGGCAGTGGGATGTTGTGTTAGCCTCCCCCAAGAAAAGAACCCTgatctcaaaaataaaataaaaaatacttctATATCAAACTATGTTACATGACTTAGAGGACTATTAGATTATTTTTACCAGCAAAACAAATAGTTAAGTGACTTAACACAAGAgttaattatatcaaataaatgagagaaaattGTATGCCTAATCCCAGCTTTATTTGAATTGCCAGCAGCAGATATTAAGATAACCTATTTATTGAGAAGTTCATCAATCAACCTGTATTTAGCAGAGCGTGGATCCTGATCCAGATGATTTTGCAAGTAAGATAAATCTTCCACATCAGTGTAGAATTCAAGATTAAAAGCTGCAAAGCAGAAAATGATGGATTCAGAGATTAAATAAGAGCTTATGTTCACAAAAAAAGGCAAAAAGATCATTATTGGCACTTTGTTTGCATTTTATCAAAGtgaaaattaagtgttgaatcAATACTGAATTTTTCAGTGCTGAAAGATTTGagtatctaaaaaataaattataaataaaccaaTGAAAACATCTAAATTTTAAGTACTTGGTatgtaagttgatttgataaaatgtaaGACTAATGTGAGAAAAGTACTTAAAAGCTATTTTACACTTAATTTAACACAAGTTCATATATTTTCAGGGTTTAAGTTGTCTTTTGGATGATCCTATAAAAAAGCTAGATTTTATAGCTATACTTTTTTTGCTTAATTTGAGATAACTCTAACTTTTAGATGATTTTAagtaactattatttatttattttttaaattttaagtaactattatcaaataaacaaaattcaaatatgtatttaaatgattttgtgaAGCAGAACTAtacttatattttttgtttattggCAATGGAGGGCAATAAGTGAAAGTAGTAACTTCAGAGAATCCTTGAATAAAGCAATCATAGCTACAAGAGTTTTAGTGAATATAGGAAGctttttgtaattaataaagTGAAAGAGCCTCATAAAACATCAGGTCCTTCAACTTTATATGCAGTATAGCTAAATTTATTCATACCAAGTTTTCCGTAGCTTTCAATGAGATCAATTTTAGAGAGAACATTAATGTGGGGAAGCTCCAGATGCACCATTGTTGAAAGGGAGAGAATCAATGCGCTCACGTATTTCCCAGGATCACTACAAAGGTGTGCGTCTACCAAATGAAGAGCAGTTAACTGCATAACAACAGGATGATATACTTAAATTCTAGTGTGCATGGTAACAAATTTACACAAAtgtattaaaattgaaaattccAGAATGGACATAAACAAGAGAATATCTCATACCCGAAGATCCAACTTCTTTACAAGCTTGTCAATAACGTTCTTAGCATTTGaatgaagaaaaaacaattCCACTTGGCCAGGGAAATCAAAAATCAGATAGTGATCTGTACAGgatttgaattttttgtatTAGAAACTGTTTATCAACCACCAATACATCATTATGGGTTAATGATAGCATGAATCAATGAGCCTATGTTTTGTTAGGGCGTAATTCGAATTAGAAATGGAAttagggtccaattccaatttcttATACATTAGAATCaaaattccaattcttataCATTAGAATTACAATTATACAAAACCAAACACAGCGTGAGGAAAATCATAGGAGGGGCAATACATGAAAAGCACGAAAACCAAAATGCTCTCCAGTTACTTAATAAGGTTCTAACCTTTCAAAAGAGGTTTCAACTTGGATTCTAACCAGTCGATGTTCTTCTCCAAGTAATCCATGCAATAGATAAGACCTAGTCAAAACATAACCGAGAAAACATCATTAGTAAGGAGAAGTGTGAACAAAACAAAAATGGTTCAAATGAATCCCCTTTCACTTCAGGATAAAAGTGTGAATGGAAAAAACAAACTAAACCTCCATTTGGACCAAGAGAATGCTCATCCATCACATCACTCAGCTTAATGAGGTCCTCAATATTAATGGCACATTCATACCTACAAATCATGGTCAAGAAAAACAGAAACTTCAAATACACAAAAactcaaaaacatcaaacaataGTATACAAGCTCATAGTTGGGGCGCATACGGTAGTGAATCATTAGCAGGATCAAGATTGATAACAGCAACTTTCCTGCAGAAAATTGCAGTAAAATGATTTCTATGATTATAAACTCCACATAAAGGTAAGATGAATTATGAGCATATAAGTAACATATTTGGTACGATATGCTCAAAATTTGAAACCAGTAAATATACTGCTGAGCGTGCAAATAGAGTACAAACAGAAGGCATATTGTTAAAAGTAAATGTGCAACACACAAAGGAGCGAATTATTGACCTTCCTATAAGCTGGAGAAACTGAGACATGCCATTGCAATAAGTAGTCTTCCCAGAGCCCGGTGGACCAATTACCACTTGACCAAACACCATCCTCAAGAGATTCGTTCTTCAATTCAGAGAGAACAGGATCCCAAAGAGGAAGAAAGTGCCACAGCCTGCAGCGTAAGCTAAACAAATAGTGAACAAGACCTCATAAGCTCAATATCGACCCATTGTTAATCATGATTTTGATGACGTTTGAAGAGAAAACGACCACGTAACAGGCATATGAAATATAGAAACCATTTCTGCAAACATCCCAGGACCTCGGAGATGACGGGGATATcacctcttattgccgctaggGCTAGGCTTAGAGTTCTTAGAGAGTAGTAAAAACAATTAAACCCTTTAACTAATATTTCGTATAAATTTCACTCTAGTCTTATAGAGATATAGGAAGATAGAAACTCACGTTCATCTGCAAGGAGACGCACTCCACCGTTTCTCAAGAGTCGGCTCTGTTGAGTGAGCCTCTAAAACTTTATACTGGAAATTAGAAAAACAAACCAATTCTTTATACTTTCAAGTAATCACCACTAAACACAAAGAATTTATTTggtaaaactgaaaattaaacataatgCTAGCAGCAGCAGATTGGTATGCCGGAACATCGTCAACAAATAGTTATCAATGCAAGATTCTGAGTTATCTGAATCCAATGAtcaataaatagaaaatttctTCTATCTTCTAGCTTATTAAGGTAGTTAGggtttttttacttttaaaatatgagtTGCCATTCAAAcaagaaatgaaaataatgaaaggAACTCAAACGAAGAAGAAGCCGAAGTCTACCTTCCGACGGTCTGCTTCACTAAAAGACGAGGCTAAGGGAGATGAAGACGGTGATGGCGACGACGACGGCGCGGGAGAGGGGACAATGGGTCGGGCCGGGGAGGGTTTAATCGTATTTGAGACTATGAAATAGAAAGACTTCTAAATTAAGGTtagtttcaaatatattttatttacaagatattaattcttattaaatagAATAGATTTAATAAAGTGTATAAGaatagttaatttataaataataaaaaataacatttaaaaaaacaattttagagACGAATTTATGCAGACTAACTCTAGAGACGAACtcatttgaatataataataatgagtaaTGAAGACAAGCAAGTTGAGTAAACCAATTAAATTATGTCGGAAGAATCTCTACTCAACATTCTCAACAGTAAAATTGATCTTTATCCGAGAGTTGGTAATCATCGTCgaaaaaaattatgtcaaataataatttatcatctacaaatattgtcaaaataacaagaaaatcatagaaatcattataatatgtttgtaaaatgTCCATATGATAGATAAATTCAAAAACTCTTTataaaaaagcaaaaaaaaaaaactttaaatccGACAGATCATCTCATTTGTtgcaaagaagaagatgaatacGAACTTGAGAAATTGTCACCAACACGAATAAGAGTATCAGCAGTAGACGACCTATCAAAGATTAAGAATATTATTCGAAATTACAAAAATCAGAGATGACAAATCCGATTCGACTAAATAAATTATCGTACCAAACAAAACACAACACCATCAAATCTGAGTGGTGAAAAGAGAAATAAGGCACCGACACAAGCTAGATGATTTTTCAActtctctaaaaaaaatgttttttatagagagagaaaattgtgtttaattaaatttattctcagataatatatatataataataaaatatttgtgattaaaaatatatgaatcaaatatttgattgaccaaagtggtGAGGTCACGagtttaaatatttgattgagattgatggttgatttgtcgagtgATGACAGTCACATGAAAGTATGATTGAGATTAATGTTTGGTTTGCTAAGAGATATGAGATGTATGAAAGtatgattgtgattggtggttgatttgccgAAAGATAAGAGGCGCATGAAAGGTGAATgtgattagtggttggtttgtcgaggaatAAAAGACCGGtaacatattattttctaagggataagagacgtgtgaaagtgtggtTGTGATATGGTTTATCGAGCGATAAAATGTCAGTAACAAATTATCgcgaggtcacgagattagaggtcaattgagattggtggttggtttgctacGGATAAaaagtgtgtgaaagtgtgattgtgatTGGTGTTTGGTATGCTAAAAGGGATAAAAAGCGTGTGAAATTATGATTGAGATTTGTAGTTGTTTTGTCGAGGAATAAGAGGCGCATTcaagtgtgattgggattggtagttggtttgtcgaggaatAAAAGACGTGTGAAAGTATGATTTGGATTGGCGATAGGTTTGCTGAGGGATAAGAGAccaataaaaaatgagatattgTTGGTTAAAAAATAcgtgaatcaaatatttgattgaccaaaatgtGAGGTCACAAAGTTAAAGGTCGATTaagattagtggttggtttgccgatggataaagatgtgtgaaagtgtgattgtgatgtAGTTTACTAAGGGATataagaggtcggtaacaaATGATCATGAAGTCACGAGATTATAAAtcgattgagattagtggttgatttgccGAAGAACAAGAGACGTGCTAAAGTGTGATTGTaattggtggttagtttaccgagggataagaagcatgtgaaagtatgattgagattggtgaatGATTTTTCGATGGATAATAGACTAGTAACATTAgtttgtcgatggataataGGTCGGTAACATTAGTTTGTTGAGGgataaaaaacgtgtgaaaatgtgattgtGATGAGGTTTGTCGATGAATTAAAAGTCGatcgtgaggtcacgagattagaggtcgattgataTTGAAAGTTGGTTTGTCGATGGACAAGAGTCATGAGAAAGTGTGATTGGTTTGCCGAtagataagaggcgtgtgaaagtgtgattatgattggtggttggtttgacgatgAATAAgaagtgtgaaagtgtgattgagattggtgattggtttTTTAATGAATAAGAAGCCTAATAATAATGAATCGTAAAACCATGAGATTACAGGTCGATTGTGGTTGGTgattggtttgtcgagggagtAGAGACATATGAGTGTGAAAATTAGAAGTCACGAGATAAgatgtcaattgagattggtagttggtttgccgagggataagaggtcggtaacatTGAGATTTATGGTTGGTTTATCGAGAGATAAAAGGTTGATTCAGGTCGGTGaatggtttgtcgagggataagaaatgcgtgtgaaagtgtgattgagattgatagTTGGTTttccgagggataagaggtcggtaacatTGAGATTTATGGTTCGTTTATCGAGAGATAAAAGGTTGATTCAGGTCGGTGaatggtttgccgagggataagaaatgcgtgtgaaagtgtgattgagattggtggttgatttgtcaagggataagaaaaatgtgaaagtgtgatgtcacgatATGAAGATATTCATTGTGATAGCCTGATTTTAATACTTCTAtctaaatttaatctaataGGAATCCCGATCTTAGAACATAATCTTCTTCTTAACAAGAAgttcattttatcattttcttagAATATTAAGCAGACTTTAACTCCTTTCTCCCTTATAGTAGCAATTCTGACAACAGATGCGGATTATGTAGCAAATGCCGCTGATGCGTTACACATTCAGTTGGATAGCTTTCCTTGAGCAGATAGGACACATCGCCAGTTGTTAGTTTAACGAGATATAAGAGACATGTAAAAgttatgaggtcacgagataagaggtcaattagaattggtggttggtttgacgagggataagagaccgataataaa from Impatiens glandulifera chromosome 9, dImpGla2.1, whole genome shotgun sequence includes the following:
- the LOC124916664 gene encoding ADP-ribosylation factor-like protein 8b; translation: MGMWDALLNWLRSLFFKQEMELSLIGLQNAGKTSLVNVVATGGYSEDMIPTVGFNMRKVTKGNVTIKLWDLGGQPRFRSMWERYCRAVSAIVYVVDAADTENLNISKSELHDLLSKPSLSGIPLLVLGNKIDKSGSLSKESLTEQMGLKDITDREVCCFMISCKYSTNIDSVIDWLVKHSKSKS
- the LOC124914751 gene encoding GPN-loop GTPase QQT1-like gives rise to the protein MVFGQVVIGPPGSGKTTYCNGMSQFLQLIGRKVAVINLDPANDSLPYECAINIEDLIKLSDVMDEHSLGPNGGLIYCMDYLEKNIDWLESKLKPLLKDHYLIFDFPGQVELFFLHSNAKNVIDKLVKKLDLRLTALHLVDAHLCSDPGKYVSALILSLSTMVHLELPHINVLSKIDLIESYGKLAFNLEFYTDVEDLSYLQNHLDQDPRSAKYRKLTKELCDVIEGYGLVNFTTLDIQDKESVGNLVKLIDKSNGYIFAGIEASAVEFSKIAAGPLDWDYYRTAAVQEKYMKDDDEDEYPKDDDEH